In one Pseudomonas sp. Bout1 genomic region, the following are encoded:
- a CDS encoding low affinity iron permease family protein, with product MKFSAVSQSLSRWAGSARTFYAAVALIFLWSLSGPYFHYNDTWQLIINTSTTIITFLMVFLIQNTQNRDNDILHIKIDELLRATKDAQNAVLSLDGMDRKELEKLRKEYKTIGDSESITVTTMVTDTPDEHGRAKTDLNQA from the coding sequence ATGAAATTCTCCGCAGTCTCGCAGTCCCTGTCCCGCTGGGCAGGCAGTGCCCGCACGTTCTACGCGGCGGTGGCGTTGATCTTCCTGTGGAGTTTGAGCGGGCCTTATTTCCACTACAACGACACCTGGCAACTGATCATCAACACCTCCACGACCATCATCACCTTCCTGATGGTGTTCCTGATCCAGAACACGCAAAACCGCGACAACGATATTTTGCATATCAAAATCGACGAACTGCTGCGCGCTACCAAGGATGCGCAAAACGCCGTGTTGAGCCTGGACGGCATGGATCGCAAGGAACTGGAAAAACTGCGTAAGGAATACAAGACCATCGGCGACAGCGAATCCATCACCGTCACCACCATGGTCACCGACACACCGGATGAACATGGCCGGGCCAAGACCGATTTGAACCAGGCATAA
- a CDS encoding MFS transporter, with protein sequence MKPRLHCARLALFLCGCAAFLNLYATQSILQAFATRFQVSANAAGWSITVTTLAVALTAPFVSRLTGRFGQRTVISVAALLLAVPALMTAYATSFAELLVWRFIEGMLIPVVFATSVAYIGDRWRGGTVTEVTSLYVAGTVLGGFAGRFVTGVMTEYVGWREAFELLAVLSLMVGGFIQFLLPDNPPRVARASTIWADVLGTPLLAAYAVGFCVLFSQVATFTYAGLYLSQAPFDLGPAALGTIYMVFLLALVVIPIAGRLSKSRPQSELLTAAAALGVCGSALTLLPSLWCIVWGLAFSSTGVFLAQAAASAFTTATARHNKAGAVGLYLTCYYLGGSFGAVVPALIWGRWGWVGCVVLIIGFQLLSLLIALVGWKPLQPELSKTS encoded by the coding sequence ATGAAACCGCGCCTGCATTGTGCCCGTCTTGCCCTGTTCCTGTGTGGCTGCGCGGCGTTTCTCAACCTCTACGCCACCCAAAGCATTTTGCAGGCCTTTGCCACCCGCTTTCAGGTGAGCGCCAACGCAGCGGGCTGGAGCATTACCGTCACCACCTTGGCCGTGGCGCTGACCGCACCTTTTGTCAGCCGCCTGACCGGGCGTTTTGGGCAGCGCACGGTGATCTCGGTGGCCGCGCTGTTGCTGGCCGTGCCGGCGCTGATGACCGCCTATGCCACCAGCTTTGCCGAACTGCTGGTGTGGCGCTTTATTGAAGGCATGCTGATACCGGTGGTGTTCGCCACCAGCGTGGCCTACATCGGCGATCGCTGGCGCGGCGGCACCGTGACCGAAGTCACCAGCCTGTACGTGGCCGGCACCGTGCTCGGCGGGTTTGCCGGGCGTTTTGTCACCGGCGTGATGACCGAGTACGTCGGCTGGCGTGAAGCCTTTGAGCTGTTGGCGGTGTTGAGCCTGATGGTGGGCGGATTTATCCAGTTTCTGCTGCCGGACAATCCTCCCCGAGTCGCGCGAGCTTCGACCATTTGGGCCGATGTGCTCGGCACTCCGCTGTTGGCTGCCTACGCCGTAGGATTTTGCGTACTGTTCTCCCAAGTGGCGACGTTTACCTACGCCGGCCTGTACCTCAGCCAAGCGCCCTTTGACCTTGGCCCGGCGGCGCTAGGCACCATTTACATGGTGTTCTTGCTGGCTTTGGTAGTGATCCCCATCGCCGGTCGCCTGAGCAAATCCCGCCCGCAATCCGAACTGCTGACCGCCGCCGCGGCGCTCGGTGTATGCGGCTCGGCGCTGACCTTATTGCCATCCCTGTGGTGCATCGTGTGGGGCCTGGCCTTCAGCTCCACCGGCGTTTTTCTCGCCCAGGCCGCTGCCAGCGCCTTCACCACCGCCACCGCCCGCCACAACAAAGCCGGTGCCGTAGGCTTGTACCTCACCTGCTATTACCTGGGCGGCAGCTTTGGTGCCGTCGTCCCGGCGCTGATCTGGGGGCGTTGGGGTTGGGTGGGCTGTGTGGTGCTGATCATTGGTTTCCAGCTACTGTCTTTGCTGATTGCCCTGGTGGGCTGGAAGCCCCTCCAACCTGAACTGAGCAAGACCTCATGA
- a CDS encoding LysR family transcriptional regulator gives MEISIRHIEVFRAIMQAGSVTGAAQLLFTSQPTVSRELARLETLSGLRLFDRAGGRLVPTAQAIMLFEEVERSYIGLERINSVAQSIRRFEHGQLSVTCLPLFSQTLLPKVYKRFQQQHVGIALSIAAQETPLLEESLSAQRYDLGLTEGEHAPQGTQGELLFCSDMVCVLPEGDPLLAKPMLTLEDFQGVNFINLSGMDIYRQTLDEHFRRAGVDRHIVVETTNAASVCAMVRQQLGVAIINPLTAVAEAGNGLAIRPINVSIPYRVMLIRPDYRPSSIFVDAFCNALMDEAASLANSLDLRWERSS, from the coding sequence ATGGAGATATCCATACGGCATATCGAGGTGTTCCGGGCCATCATGCAGGCCGGCAGCGTCACGGGAGCGGCGCAGCTGCTTTTTACCTCGCAACCGACGGTCAGCCGGGAGCTGGCGCGACTGGAAACGCTTTCTGGCCTGCGACTCTTTGATCGCGCGGGAGGAAGGCTGGTGCCGACAGCCCAGGCGATCATGCTGTTCGAAGAGGTTGAACGCTCCTACATCGGCCTGGAACGAATCAACAGCGTTGCGCAGTCAATTCGTCGCTTTGAACATGGCCAGTTAAGCGTTACGTGCCTCCCACTGTTTTCCCAGACGCTTTTGCCCAAGGTCTACAAGCGCTTTCAGCAGCAGCATGTCGGCATAGCCTTGAGCATTGCGGCGCAGGAAACGCCCTTGCTGGAAGAGTCACTCAGCGCCCAGCGTTACGACCTCGGGTTAACCGAAGGCGAACATGCGCCTCAAGGTACCCAAGGGGAGCTGCTCTTTTGTTCCGACATGGTTTGCGTACTACCAGAGGGTGATCCTTTGCTGGCTAAACCGATGCTGACACTGGAAGACTTTCAGGGTGTGAATTTCATCAACCTGTCGGGCATGGACATCTATCGCCAAACCCTTGATGAGCACTTCCGCCGGGCCGGCGTCGACAGGCACATTGTGGTCGAAACAACCAACGCTGCGTCGGTGTGTGCCATGGTCAGGCAGCAACTGGGTGTGGCGATTATCAACCCGCTGACTGCAGTGGCGGAGGCCGGTAACGGGCTGGCCATTCGGCCGATCAACGTATCGATTCCCTATCGGGTCATGTTGATCAGGCCGGACTATCGACCGTCCTCAATCTTCGTCGATGCCTTCTGCAACGCGCTGATGGATGAGGCGGCGAGTCTGGCGAACAGTCTGGATTTGAGGTGGGAGCGTTCGAGCTAA
- a CDS encoding DUF6124 family protein, giving the protein MTNEFADNLPDEHRCLALAIQQMIELGLFLVEAVQDRVDRVS; this is encoded by the coding sequence ATGACCAATGAATTTGCCGATAATCTGCCAGACGAGCATCGCTGTCTGGCCTTGGCGATTCAGCAAATGATTGAGTTGGGGCTTTTTCTGGTAGAAGCCGTGCAGGACCGAGTGGATCGCGTTTCTTGA
- a CDS encoding GNAT family N-acetyltransferase, which yields MTWNSEAKTAPFTREATLEDVSALVELDAFAKSNVSRVELIREAVEKGQCLVAVDAGCVVGYLVLTHDFFGNGFVSLVVVCPAHQRKGIALILFVAAEFACKTNKLFTSTNSSNVASQQLISKAGFLRSGVIENLDEGDPELVYFKFVR from the coding sequence ATGACCTGGAACAGCGAAGCAAAAACAGCCCCGTTCACCCGAGAGGCGACGCTTGAAGACGTGAGTGCCTTGGTTGAGCTCGACGCCTTCGCGAAATCGAATGTCAGCCGCGTCGAGCTTATTCGCGAGGCCGTTGAGAAGGGTCAATGCCTGGTTGCGGTGGACGCTGGCTGCGTTGTTGGCTATCTCGTACTTACCCACGATTTTTTCGGGAATGGCTTTGTTTCGTTGGTGGTTGTCTGTCCTGCACATCAGCGCAAAGGCATCGCTCTTATACTGTTTGTTGCTGCTGAATTCGCGTGTAAGACGAACAAGCTTTTTACCTCAACGAACAGCTCAAACGTCGCTTCACAGCAACTCATATCCAAGGCTGGATTCTTGCGCAGTGGCGTTATTGAGAATCTGGATGAGGGTGATCCGGAGCTTGTCTATTTCAAGTTTGTTCGGTGA
- a CDS encoding methylated-DNA--[protein]-cysteine S-methyltransferase, translating into MSYEYTLMPSPVGQLTLVARDGKLTAILWEKERPNRVRLGALQEANNSPVLQETTRQLKEYFAGTRNRFELELDFAGTDFQKKVWQALLTIPFGETRSYSQIATQIGNPKAVRAVGAANGRNPISIIAPCHRVIGASGGLTGFAGGLEAKQYLLALEERA; encoded by the coding sequence ATGTCCTATGAATACACGCTCATGCCCTCCCCCGTCGGCCAACTGACCCTAGTGGCCCGTGACGGAAAACTCACCGCCATCCTGTGGGAAAAAGAGCGTCCCAACCGTGTCCGGCTGGGTGCCCTGCAAGAAGCCAACAACAGCCCGGTGTTGCAGGAAACCACGCGGCAGTTAAAGGAATACTTCGCCGGTACCCGCAACCGTTTCGAGCTGGAACTGGACTTTGCCGGCACCGACTTCCAGAAAAAAGTCTGGCAGGCGCTGCTGACCATTCCGTTTGGTGAAACCCGCAGCTACAGCCAGATCGCCACTCAGATCGGCAACCCCAAGGCAGTGCGAGCAGTGGGAGCGGCCAACGGGCGCAACCCGATTTCGATTATTGCGCCGTGCCATCGGGTGATTGGCGCGTCGGGCGGCTTGACCGGGTTTGCCGGCGGGCTTGAGGCCAAGCAGTACTTGTTGGCGCTGGAGGAGCGCGCCTGA
- a CDS encoding LysR family transcriptional regulator gives MLDLRKLRYFLTVAEELHFGRAAIRLHLAQPPLTRQISALEAELGFRLFDRTSRTVSLTPQGRSFLPYARAVLEQVDLAEVIAGKLAAGAAGQLALGYVSSIALSDLFSQAIQAFAQRFPDVQLTLVECASGSLGAQVADGRLDIGLSRLLPQDGQTQVQALSLGEERLVAAVSSDSPLASQAEVSLAQLSGYPLILFPTDYGSGLNQSIEQLYRHKGLPLRAGPTGRQITSIIALVAAGQGVALVPACTQSLMNKGVTYRPLVDLDAYAQLLVLTRAEGRSLMVEAFMTVIDKLLQDR, from the coding sequence ATGCTCGACCTACGCAAGCTGCGTTATTTTCTGACCGTCGCCGAAGAATTGCACTTCGGCCGCGCCGCTATTCGCCTGCACCTGGCCCAGCCGCCGTTGACCCGGCAGATTTCCGCGCTGGAGGCCGAGCTGGGGTTTCGCCTGTTCGACCGCACCAGCCGCACGGTTTCGCTCACTCCGCAGGGGCGTTCGTTCCTGCCCTACGCCCGTGCCGTGCTGGAGCAGGTCGACCTCGCCGAAGTCATCGCCGGCAAGCTGGCCGCAGGTGCCGCCGGGCAACTGGCTTTGGGTTACGTCAGTTCGATTGCCCTGTCGGACTTGTTCAGCCAGGCGATTCAAGCCTTTGCCCAACGTTTCCCGGATGTGCAACTGACATTGGTGGAATGCGCCTCCGGCAGCCTGGGCGCGCAGGTAGCCGATGGCCGCCTGGATATCGGCCTGAGCCGCTTGCTGCCCCAGGATGGCCAGACGCAAGTGCAGGCGTTGTCGTTGGGCGAGGAGCGGCTGGTGGCGGCGGTGTCCAGCGACAGCCCGTTGGCCAGCCAGGCCGAGGTCAGCCTGGCGCAGTTGAGTGGGTATCCGCTGATTCTGTTTCCCACCGATTACGGCTCGGGGCTTAACCAGTCCATCGAGCAGCTTTACCGGCACAAGGGTTTGCCATTGCGTGCCGGGCCAACGGGACGGCAGATCACTTCGATCATTGCGCTGGTGGCGGCAGGGCAAGGTGTGGCGCTGGTGCCGGCGTGCACCCAGAGCTTGATGAACAAGGGCGTGACGTATCGACCGTTGGTGGATCTGGACGCGTATGCGCAGTTGTTGGTTCTTACCCGAGCTGAAGGACGAAGCTTGATGGTTGAAGCGTTCATGACGGTCATTGATAAGTTGCTGCAGGACCGATAA
- a CDS encoding DUF4142 domain-containing protein has translation MSRMAIRLRTASFAMLLGLGASNAFAQSPADFIEQASAKGMADIETSRMAHAKTSSQEIKDYTIEVINERTLANQHLAAIAKKLDLPVAPRDKIVDKAESLMPQLKDGDSFDAAYTAQQIKANEDAIALFKQEGAESDIPEIKALVDETLPKLEERLEKARALASTYGKGHQGDG, from the coding sequence ATGAGCCGCATGGCTATCCGGTTACGCACCGCCAGTTTTGCGATGCTGCTGGGCCTCGGCGCCAGCAATGCTTTCGCCCAGTCGCCTGCCGATTTCATCGAGCAGGCTTCGGCCAAGGGCATGGCCGATATCGAGACCAGCCGCATGGCACACGCCAAGACTTCGTCCCAGGAGATCAAGGACTACACCATCGAAGTCATCAATGAACGCACCCTGGCCAATCAGCATCTGGCCGCCATCGCCAAGAAGCTCGATTTGCCGGTGGCGCCACGGGACAAGATCGTCGACAAGGCCGAATCGCTGATGCCGCAGCTAAAGGACGGCGATTCGTTTGACGCGGCCTACACCGCGCAGCAGATCAAGGCCAATGAAGATGCGATCGCCCTGTTCAAACAGGAAGGCGCCGAGTCTGATATCCCGGAAATAAAGGCATTGGTGGACGAGACGTTGCCCAAGTTGGAAGAACGCCTGGAGAAAGCCCGGGCGCTGGCATCGACTTACGGAAAAGGCCACCAAGGCGACGGTTGA
- a CDS encoding MFS transporter, producing MNDAVALPVPETSARRRSLIAGCSAHAIHDGLTDVIYVLLPIWQAQFGMTYAQIGLLRGAYSGMMAVFQLMASRAAKRWGRAPMLVGGTALAGIAYLLVGQATGLGMLLLALLLGGLGASTQHPLASSMITDTYEGGGGVKEALSQYNFSGDIGKTLVPGLVGLLLTVISWRASVTLLGLLGLAAAGLLWWLIPTQAPASASGKTAKTLVGSGSVSGLRALIVTGTLDSAVRMGFLTFLPFLLQAKGAGTAGIGLALTMLFVGGAFGKLLCGYLGARIGMMKTVWLTETSTAMLIVAAVYLPLTGLMVMLPVLGLALNGTSSVLYGAVPDLAGAGKREQAFAVFYTGTIGGGALAPVLFGGLGDSMGVPVAVMVLAGMLLLTLPLAWEVQRGVVLER from the coding sequence ATGAACGACGCCGTTGCCTTGCCCGTACCCGAGACTTCCGCCCGTCGCCGCTCGTTGATTGCAGGCTGCAGCGCCCACGCGATTCACGATGGCCTGACCGATGTGATCTACGTGCTGCTGCCGATCTGGCAAGCGCAGTTCGGCATGACCTACGCCCAGATCGGCCTGCTGCGCGGTGCCTATTCCGGGATGATGGCGGTGTTCCAGCTGATGGCCAGCCGCGCCGCCAAACGCTGGGGGCGCGCACCGATGCTGGTGGGCGGTACGGCGCTTGCCGGTATTGCCTATCTGTTGGTGGGGCAGGCGACCGGGTTGGGCATGTTGTTGCTGGCGCTGCTGTTGGGTGGGTTGGGCGCGAGCACCCAACATCCACTGGCTTCTTCGATGATCACCGATACCTATGAGGGCGGAGGCGGGGTCAAGGAGGCGCTGTCGCAATACAACTTTTCCGGGGACATTGGTAAGACACTGGTTCCCGGGCTGGTGGGACTGTTACTGACGGTCATCAGTTGGCGCGCGAGCGTTACGCTTTTGGGCCTGTTGGGGTTGGCGGCGGCGGGGTTGCTGTGGTGGCTGATCCCCACGCAAGCGCCAGCGTCTGCTTCCGGCAAAACTGCCAAGACACTGGTAGGAAGCGGCTCTGTCAGCGGCCTGCGTGCGCTGATCGTCACCGGCACTCTCGACAGTGCCGTGCGCATGGGGTTTCTCACGTTTTTGCCGTTTCTGCTGCAAGCCAAAGGCGCTGGCACTGCGGGCATTGGCCTAGCGCTGACCATGCTGTTTGTCGGTGGTGCCTTCGGCAAATTGCTCTGCGGCTACCTCGGCGCACGCATCGGCATGATGAAAACCGTGTGGCTGACGGAGACCAGCACCGCGATGTTGATCGTGGCGGCGGTGTACCTGCCGTTGACCGGGTTGATGGTGATGTTGCCGGTGTTGGGGCTCGCGTTGAACGGCACGTCTTCGGTGCTCTACGGCGCGGTGCCAGACCTGGCGGGCGCAGGTAAACGGGAACAGGCGTTTGCGGTGTTCTACACCGGCACCATCGGCGGTGGCGCGTTGGCGCCGGTACTGTTTGGCGGGCTGGGGGACTCGATGGGCGTGCCGGTGGCGGTGATGGTGTTGGCGGGGATGTTGTTGCTGACATTGCCGTTGGCGTGGGAGGTGCAGCGGGGAGTGGTGCTCGAGAGATAG
- the fos gene encoding fosfomycin resistance glutathione transferase, translating into MLLGLNHLTLSVTDLNRSIRFYNELLQLRLDATWDNGAYLSVPGLWLCLSLESLSTPAAGYTHYAFTVAAEDFASAVARLRAVGVAEWRDNRSEGASFYFLDPDGHKLEVHVGDLASRLQACRDKPYVGMKFYP; encoded by the coding sequence ATGCTCTTAGGTCTCAATCACCTGACTCTCTCCGTCACCGACTTGAACCGCAGCATCCGTTTCTACAATGAGCTGCTGCAACTGCGCCTCGACGCGACCTGGGACAACGGCGCCTACCTGTCGGTGCCGGGGCTCTGGTTGTGCTTGTCCTTAGAGTCACTAAGTACACCCGCTGCCGGATACACCCACTATGCGTTCACCGTTGCTGCCGAGGACTTTGCCTCAGCGGTGGCCCGCCTGCGAGCCGTCGGTGTAGCCGAATGGCGCGACAACCGCAGTGAAGGCGCTTCGTTCTATTTCCTTGATCCCGACGGTCACAAGCTTGAGGTTCACGTTGGTGACTTGGCGTCACGGCTGCAAGCCTGTCGCGATAAGCCGTATGTAGGGATGAAGTTTTATCCTTAG